The following DNA comes from Methanococcus maripaludis.
TGACATTTGGTTGCTATCTAGGTTTCACCTAGATTGTAGGCTTACATCGCACCTGAGTGTTTCAGTCAGGTGTTCACTTCAATTGCATAATATGCAAGTGATATGGATAGTGCAATGTTTTTAGGTTTAAAACGATAGTATATATTTCACACGAATGAATATTAAAAATGAGGTGATTCTATGACTCTTGACCGTAATGGTAAACTCATAGAAATCGGTTCCTATGTAAAATACATCAACACAGGAACGCATGGAACCGTCAAATCAATTAAATCAGAAAACGATGAAGAATGGGTTCTTTTGGAAAATAATATATTTTACAAACCCGAACTTC
Coding sequences within:
- a CDS encoding DUF2098 domain-containing protein, producing MTLDRNGKLIEIGSYVKYINTGTHGTVKSIKSENDEEWVLLENNIFYKPELLEVTDHKKIEKKESEEELIEKIIGEEIDLDAAERGCGCGAG